In Candidatus Cohnella colombiensis, one DNA window encodes the following:
- a CDS encoding DUF624 domain-containing protein produces the protein MEMRGMMGGFYKLSEWIMRLSVTNVLWLLFSIPFWFIIISVLNLPIPEDIIIVDGDINSVIKAGWWLLGNMLLLPLILAPFTFFPATSAMFSVARKWVTGDVDVPLFKTFFQSYKSNFKQAMLGGILYSLLILILVVDYIFFIEHFPVVGYLFIFLMFLTVVSMFHYFSLLSHFHMKTLQLLKNALILTIGRPIRSLLIVFGIVAVFLILRQFPVLFLFFSGSIVAVYTFYHFNLVVQKMIIQREAIEAKEGQDGQATDDGKQSQA, from the coding sequence GATCATGAGGTTATCGGTTACGAACGTTCTGTGGCTTCTGTTTTCTATTCCTTTTTGGTTCATTATTATTTCGGTGCTAAATTTGCCGATACCAGAAGACATTATCATTGTGGATGGCGACATCAATTCGGTAATTAAAGCGGGTTGGTGGTTGCTCGGCAATATGTTGCTATTGCCACTTATTCTTGCTCCGTTTACCTTCTTTCCGGCGACCTCAGCGATGTTCTCGGTCGCCCGGAAATGGGTAACAGGTGATGTGGATGTTCCACTCTTCAAAACATTCTTCCAAAGCTATAAGTCTAACTTCAAACAAGCTATGCTCGGCGGTATCCTCTATTCATTACTGATACTTATTCTTGTCGTGGATTATATTTTCTTCATTGAACATTTTCCTGTAGTAGGGTACTTGTTCATCTTCTTGATGTTTCTAACAGTTGTCTCAATGTTCCACTACTTCTCATTGTTGTCTCACTTCCATATGAAGACACTTCAATTGCTTAAGAATGCACTCATCCTGACGATTGGACGTCCGATTCGTTCGTTACTCATCGTTTTTGGAATAGTTGCGGTATTTTTGATTCTGAGGCAATTTCCGGTATTATTCCTGTTCTTCTCAGGAAGTATCGTAGCAGTGTATACGTTCTATCATTTCAACTTAGTTGTTCAGAAGATGATCATACAGAGGGAAGCAATCGAAGCAAAAGAAGGACAAGATGGACAAGCAACTGATGATGGCAAACAATCCCAAGCTTAA
- a CDS encoding DUF1499 domain-containing protein, translating into MLKRVLIGLIRSHENTSDRAKDPKLKSHYYRLSKDRTWDEVISILKKMKGYRVLHEVQNVGEIVMEKKTVSGRTMDITIQIVTASPGTTAVDIYSASRGSLGDLGANYRIIQEIYSVLDRKLSNNKI; encoded by the coding sequence TTGTTGAAACGAGTGCTAATCGGACTAATCCGAAGCCATGAAAATACAAGCGATAGAGCGAAAGACCCAAAGCTTAAATCTCATTACTATCGGTTATCGAAGGATCGTACTTGGGATGAAGTCATCTCGATTTTGAAGAAAATGAAGGGCTATCGAGTATTGCATGAAGTGCAGAACGTTGGAGAAATTGTAATGGAAAAAAAGACGGTATCAGGCCGTACGATGGACATTACAATTCAGATTGTTACTGCTAGCCCAGGAACGACAGCGGTCGATATTTACTCGGCATCCCGTGGCTCGTTGGGTGATTTGGGTGCGAATTATCGAATCATTCAAGAGATTTATAGTGTGCTAGATCGCAAGCTATCCAATAATAAAATCTAA
- the tpx gene encoding thiol peroxidase — protein sequence MSQERSATLKGNPITLVGPVLAAGNTAPDFVLNKNLLEVASLQDFSGKVKLISVVPSIDTGVCDAQTRRFNEVASQLGDQVAVLTVSADLPFAQARWCGAAGVDRVVMLSDYKDNSFAKAYGVLIKELSLDMRSIFVVDANDKITYVEVLSEMTEHPNYDAAIAAVKELL from the coding sequence ATGTCACAAGAACGTTCTGCAACACTTAAAGGTAATCCGATTACACTCGTAGGTCCCGTCCTTGCTGCAGGTAACACAGCACCAGACTTCGTACTGAACAAAAATTTATTAGAGGTTGCTTCCCTCCAAGACTTTTCAGGTAAAGTAAAACTCATTAGTGTCGTTCCCTCAATCGATACTGGTGTCTGCGATGCGCAAACACGTCGTTTCAACGAAGTTGCTTCACAGCTCGGCGATCAAGTTGCCGTTCTGACAGTAAGTGCAGATCTCCCATTCGCCCAAGCTCGTTGGTGCGGCGCTGCGGGTGTAGATCGCGTCGTTATGCTGTCCGATTACAAAGATAACAGCTTCGCTAAAGCGTATGGAGTCCTTATTAAGGAGCTTAGCCTGGACATGAGATCTATCTTCGTTGTAGATGCTAACGATAAGATTACTTACGTTGAAGTTCTCAGCGAAATGACAGAGCACCCGAACTATGACGCAGCAATTGCTGCAGTTAAGGAACTGCTGTAA
- a CDS encoding LysR family transcriptional regulator, translating into MELRQLQYFVKVARLQHVTKAAEELHVAQSAVSRQIHRLEEELGVRLFMQRGRNVQLTPVGQLFLKRAENILNDLDQSVIELHEFLDPEVGEIRLGFPHSLGINMVPQAVAAFRKLHPRVRFRFRQGMYPSLIRDVIEAEVDLAFISPFPEKNDQVTGEIILTEELFAILPENHRLAMEDSIPLSELKDEIFVLFSEGYSLRPIVWEACKAAGFTPKIAFEGEETGTIRGLVAAGMGVSLLPEMAMYHTSSMMPAVVNISSPHVTRTIGLIRRSEEKMPLVVQMFHSFLLDFFSKQNK; encoded by the coding sequence GTGGAATTAAGGCAGCTACAATATTTCGTTAAAGTTGCAAGATTACAGCATGTTACGAAAGCGGCCGAAGAGCTTCATGTGGCGCAATCTGCAGTGAGTCGACAAATACACCGATTGGAAGAAGAATTAGGTGTGCGCTTATTCATGCAACGCGGACGCAATGTTCAATTGACACCTGTGGGTCAATTGTTTTTGAAACGAGCAGAAAATATATTAAACGACCTTGATCAATCCGTGATCGAGCTTCATGAATTTTTAGACCCAGAGGTTGGCGAAATCAGATTAGGTTTCCCGCATAGTCTTGGGATCAATATGGTGCCTCAGGCCGTGGCGGCATTTCGCAAGCTTCATCCGCGTGTACGCTTTCGATTTCGTCAAGGGATGTATCCTTCGCTAATACGTGATGTGATTGAGGCAGAGGTCGATCTTGCATTCATTTCCCCTTTTCCTGAAAAAAATGATCAAGTTACCGGTGAAATTATACTCACAGAGGAGTTATTTGCGATTTTGCCGGAAAATCATCGACTTGCGATGGAAGATTCAATTCCACTCAGCGAGTTAAAGGATGAGATATTCGTTCTTTTTAGTGAAGGGTACTCACTTCGTCCGATTGTATGGGAAGCATGTAAAGCGGCGGGGTTTACACCGAAGATTGCTTTCGAAGGTGAGGAGACCGGGACGATTCGTGGTCTTGTAGCTGCTGGGATGGGTGTAAGCCTCTTGCCTGAGATGGCAATGTACCATACGAGCTCAATGATGCCAGCTGTTGTAAATATAAGCTCGCCCCATGTTACGAGAACGATCGGGCTAATCCGAAGATCGGAAGAGAAAATGCCTCTCGTCGTTCAGATGTTTCATTCGTTCTTACTGGACTTTTTTAGCAAGCAGAATAAATAA
- a CDS encoding zinc metallopeptidase translates to MYFFHPMDFLIIIAFLLSLWAQFRVKGTFNRWSGVPIRSGITGQQAARAMLDRNGLNQIPIERIQGQLSDHYDPVKRVVRLSETVYDQNSVAAVSVACHEVGHAIQHANHYPMLALRHRMFPVVNFASNIAPFMLIAGFVFNAMNLIGLGIIFFSAAVAFQLVTLPVEFNASSRARNLMIAEGFISNDEERGVAKVLNAAALTYVAAALISLLELVKYILIFANRRE, encoded by the coding sequence ATGTATTTTTTTCACCCGATGGATTTTTTAATTATTATTGCATTTCTACTGTCACTCTGGGCACAGTTTCGCGTTAAGGGCACGTTCAATCGTTGGTCAGGTGTACCCATTCGCAGTGGCATCACGGGTCAACAAGCTGCACGCGCAATGCTTGATCGAAATGGGCTTAATCAAATTCCAATTGAAAGAATTCAAGGACAATTAAGCGACCATTACGATCCCGTTAAACGTGTTGTACGTTTATCCGAGACGGTATATGATCAAAACTCGGTTGCCGCTGTATCCGTCGCTTGCCACGAAGTTGGACATGCGATTCAGCACGCAAACCATTATCCGATGCTCGCATTGCGTCACCGTATGTTCCCTGTCGTTAACTTTGCTTCAAATATTGCACCGTTCATGTTGATTGCAGGCTTTGTATTCAATGCGATGAATTTGATTGGACTAGGGATTATCTTCTTCTCAGCCGCTGTTGCCTTCCAACTCGTCACACTCCCCGTTGAGTTTAACGCAAGCTCGCGTGCGCGCAATCTGATGATTGCTGAAGGCTTTATTAGTAACGATGAGGAACGCGGTGTTGCTAAGGTTCTCAATGCCGCAGCCTTAACTTATGTTGCCGCAGCTCTAATCTCCCTGCTCGAGCTCGTTAAGTACATTTTGATCTTCGCTAATCGGCGTGAATAG
- a CDS encoding MerR family transcriptional regulator — translation MRERQNNTSRFYRIGELASLTGLSARTIDYYTSIGLLHPAKRSNGNFRLYDDDTLERIYRIEEMKAQKYTLGEIKTQLASLNRATTNATVSRKLAELQTHMTQLEREVKELEPVLEQLKPQQAKRLYRALTPSTAACIDALLLLLGKNNFM, via the coding sequence ATGAGAGAACGACAGAATAATACCTCCCGCTTTTACCGGATTGGCGAGCTGGCGTCTTTAACAGGGCTCAGCGCTCGCACCATAGACTATTATACAAGTATCGGTTTGTTGCACCCGGCTAAGCGTTCAAACGGAAACTTTAGACTCTATGATGATGACACTTTAGAGCGCATCTATCGTATTGAAGAGATGAAGGCGCAGAAATATACACTTGGTGAAATTAAAACACAGCTGGCTAGTTTAAACCGCGCAACAACGAATGCTACTGTCTCCCGTAAGCTTGCAGAGCTTCAGACACATATGACACAGCTTGAACGCGAGGTTAAGGAACTGGAGCCTGTATTGGAACAATTAAAGCCACAGCAAGCGAAGCGGCTCTATCGTGCGCTCACACCGAGCACCGCTGCTTGCATCGATGCACTACTCCTCTTATTAGGTAAAAACAACTTCATGTAA
- a CDS encoding ammonium transporter: protein MFKKSLFVLGVMMVLFPALAIAADPSAAQLDAGISSLWILVSGILVLLMQGGFILLEAGSTRMKNAGHVAGKTIFTLGLASLVYWAVGYGVAFGGDASESLNKFIGMGDFFYEPNFLAVDGDGYPSSIFFIFQLAFVAVSLSIAWGGFAERAKLSSYFIFTLVFCSVIYPIIAHWIWGGGWLAEDGSQDFAGSTVVHLSGAMAALAATILLKPRIGRFNKDGSANEIPGHNQVFTALAVLLLWVGWFGFNAGSWLAVSDGFFGFVAFNTQLGASGGAVAALLVSWLLNGKADITAMLNGALAGLVAITASCAFVDPWAAVVIGLTAGVLVVFSTKMFEKLKIDDPIYALSVHGAAGVWGTLANGIFATDKLVEQVGVGKPGLLYGGGMEQLWVQFESVVVAGAFAFFTSFLVLWIIKKSIDFRVTEEQEIIGLDLSEHGNYGYPEQMKKTGTSV from the coding sequence ATGTTCAAAAAGTCATTATTCGTGTTAGGTGTAATGATGGTATTGTTTCCCGCACTTGCAATTGCCGCTGATCCCTCGGCGGCGCAGCTCGATGCAGGAATTAGTTCCTTGTGGATCTTAGTATCAGGTATTCTTGTTCTATTAATGCAAGGGGGATTTATTCTTCTAGAAGCAGGCTCGACACGTATGAAAAATGCGGGTCACGTTGCCGGGAAAACAATCTTTACATTAGGACTTGCATCACTTGTATACTGGGCAGTTGGTTATGGTGTTGCTTTTGGTGGTGACGCAAGTGAATCTCTAAACAAATTTATAGGTATGGGTGACTTCTTCTATGAACCAAACTTCCTAGCTGTTGACGGCGATGGGTACCCATCATCCATTTTCTTCATATTTCAATTGGCATTCGTTGCAGTATCTCTTTCGATCGCCTGGGGCGGATTTGCTGAACGTGCGAAATTATCTTCCTACTTCATTTTCACGTTAGTATTCTGTTCAGTGATCTATCCGATCATTGCGCACTGGATTTGGGGTGGTGGCTGGCTTGCTGAAGACGGCTCGCAAGACTTCGCTGGATCTACTGTAGTTCACTTGTCTGGTGCGATGGCTGCTCTTGCGGCAACGATTCTTTTGAAGCCGAGAATCGGTCGCTTCAACAAAGATGGCTCTGCGAATGAAATTCCGGGTCACAATCAAGTGTTTACTGCATTAGCAGTTTTGCTTCTGTGGGTAGGTTGGTTTGGATTTAACGCAGGTAGTTGGCTTGCAGTTAGCGATGGCTTCTTCGGCTTCGTTGCATTTAACACACAGCTCGGTGCTTCAGGCGGTGCGGTTGCAGCATTGTTAGTTTCTTGGCTCTTGAACGGTAAGGCTGACATTACAGCGATGTTGAATGGCGCTCTTGCAGGACTTGTTGCGATAACTGCATCGTGTGCATTTGTTGATCCGTGGGCTGCAGTAGTCATTGGTTTAACTGCGGGCGTTCTCGTCGTATTTAGTACGAAGATGTTCGAAAAGTTAAAGATTGACGATCCGATTTATGCGCTATCCGTGCATGGTGCAGCAGGAGTATGGGGCACGTTGGCGAATGGTATTTTTGCAACAGATAAGTTGGTTGAACAAGTGGGTGTAGGTAAGCCTGGCCTATTATATGGTGGCGGCATGGAGCAATTATGGGTACAATTCGAATCTGTAGTCGTAGCTGGAGCATTCGCATTCTTTACTTCATTCCTTGTACTTTGGATCATTAAGAAGTCGATTGACTTCCGGGTAACTGAAGAACAAGAAATCATCGGTCTTGATCTTAGTGAGCACGGTAATTATGGTTATCCGGAGCAAATGAAAAAGACAGGAACGTCAGTCTAA
- a CDS encoding DUF294 nucleotidyltransferase-like domain-containing protein, whose product MTNPQIEQSILQIEVTDDLQQLRTIRMGEQERISQAMFHTPIQSVMNELNQLHDALVIKVIDLAEIEMARLGHGAPPVPYAYMLYGSAGRSEQTLYSDQDSGMIYENPPGEYEAAQYRSYFQQLATLAVNYFIQLGYPPCEGSVIASNPQWCLSLTEWEFKINSWFKEPSWESVRYLLIVTDGRVVTGHKSLAERMKERFFCDVLEQPIIVQRMLENTLRHKVLVGVFGQLLREQYGDDAGSLDIKYGAYIPMVNAFRLLAVHSGIQESSTLKRIAALEKQSVLTNDEALDATEAFEFILALRLMTSFALEQGQLIGSGKLRAEQLTEELKAPLKKALKTGKRIQRKVLKLMNDRSGGRATL is encoded by the coding sequence ATGACTAATCCCCAAATCGAGCAAAGTATACTTCAAATTGAAGTCACTGATGATTTGCAGCAGCTTAGAACGATTCGGATGGGGGAACAGGAAAGAATTTCGCAAGCTATGTTCCATACGCCGATTCAATCGGTCATGAATGAGTTGAATCAACTACATGATGCACTCGTTATCAAAGTAATAGATCTTGCTGAGATCGAGATGGCACGGTTGGGGCACGGCGCCCCTCCCGTGCCATATGCATATATGCTTTACGGGAGTGCAGGGCGATCAGAGCAAACCCTATACAGCGATCAAGATAGTGGAATGATCTATGAGAACCCACCGGGGGAATATGAAGCAGCACAATATCGTAGTTACTTCCAACAACTGGCAACCCTTGCTGTCAACTATTTCATACAGTTAGGGTATCCGCCATGTGAAGGTAGCGTTATTGCTTCTAATCCTCAATGGTGTTTATCACTAACAGAGTGGGAATTTAAGATCAATAGCTGGTTTAAGGAGCCGAGCTGGGAAAGTGTACGTTATTTACTCATTGTTACAGATGGAAGGGTTGTTACTGGTCATAAATCGCTTGCGGAGCGTATGAAGGAGCGTTTTTTTTGCGATGTGCTTGAACAGCCTATCATTGTTCAAAGAATGCTCGAAAACACTTTAAGGCATAAAGTGCTTGTCGGTGTATTTGGTCAACTACTTCGTGAGCAATATGGCGATGATGCTGGAAGCTTAGACATTAAGTATGGTGCTTATATTCCGATGGTAAATGCATTTCGTCTGCTTGCAGTACATTCTGGCATTCAAGAGTCGAGTACGTTAAAGCGAATTGCTGCATTAGAAAAGCAAAGTGTGTTGACGAATGATGAAGCGTTGGATGCGACCGAGGCTTTCGAGTTCATTTTAGCTTTACGTTTAATGACGTCCTTCGCATTGGAGCAGGGGCAGTTAATTGGCAGTGGTAAATTGCGTGCGGAGCAGCTCACAGAGGAGTTAAAAGCGCCACTGAAAAAAGCACTCAAGACGGGTAAGCGAATACAACGTAAAGTATTAAAATTAATGAATGACCGCTCTGGCGGGAGGGCGACGTTATGA
- a CDS encoding exonuclease domain-containing protein produces the protein MKQPPEDMNSLGRAWHLYKLGGLTPAIASMLGSTNAQQMAFIRSMSRVQRKESSLDILLADMEAVVFDLETTGFYPYNGDEILSIGAVRIRGGQFEDAEPFYRLVNPKRKVPQQITELTGITNEMAETAPQLMDGLHDFMDFVGTRVLIAHSSSHDKQFLNSALWRTSKVNLTHRILDTMMISKWLESDALYYGLDEVLERNGIEVTTRHHALHDSVMTAKLYIKFLQQVLDRQVTTLGDLYAYLSRR, from the coding sequence ATGAAGCAACCGCCGGAGGATATGAATTCATTGGGTCGAGCTTGGCATCTTTATAAGTTGGGGGGATTAACACCTGCTATTGCATCGATGCTAGGATCAACGAATGCGCAACAGATGGCTTTTATAAGATCAATGTCGCGGGTTCAACGAAAAGAGAGCTCGCTTGATATATTGCTTGCAGATATGGAGGCGGTCGTATTCGATTTGGAGACGACTGGCTTCTATCCTTACAATGGAGACGAAATATTATCGATTGGTGCTGTGCGGATTCGTGGGGGGCAATTCGAGGACGCGGAGCCTTTTTATAGACTTGTCAATCCGAAACGCAAAGTGCCGCAACAGATTACGGAGCTTACTGGGATTACGAATGAAATGGCGGAAACCGCACCCCAGTTGATGGACGGTCTGCATGATTTTATGGATTTTGTAGGGACGAGGGTGCTGATTGCGCATAGCAGCTCACATGACAAGCAATTTTTGAACAGTGCACTATGGCGCACATCGAAGGTGAATTTAACGCATCGTATTTTGGATACGATGATGATTTCAAAGTGGCTTGAGTCTGATGCACTCTATTACGGTCTAGATGAAGTGCTTGAACGGAATGGAATTGAAGTGACGACGCGTCATCATGCGCTCCACGATTCAGTCATGACTGCAAAGCTTTACATCAAGTTTTTGCAACAAGTGCTTGATCGTCAAGTGACTACGCTCGGTGATTTATATGCGTATTTGAGCAGACGTTAA
- a CDS encoding TlpA disulfide reductase family protein: MKRNILILGFVFLAIIAVVVMNQTNKQGTQQGATLGTAQGDVQLPESPVKGAMAPRFELASLDGAEQYQVGGERDKLLIINFWAAWCGPCEEEAPDLVDIYNEHQGQLDIYAVNATNYDKLREAKDFVKEQGFEFPVLTDAKGTAGDLYKVFSYPTSFIVNREGIVVERIEGIISRKQWEKYLDNALAS; this comes from the coding sequence ATGAAACGGAATATTCTTATACTTGGATTCGTGTTCCTCGCGATTATAGCAGTTGTTGTTATGAACCAAACGAACAAACAGGGCACTCAGCAGGGAGCCACGTTAGGCACGGCGCAGGGTGATGTACAACTACCGGAATCACCGGTCAAAGGAGCAATGGCACCACGGTTTGAGCTTGCATCTTTAGATGGAGCCGAGCAATACCAGGTTGGCGGCGAGCGTGATAAGTTGTTAATTATTAATTTCTGGGCGGCGTGGTGCGGTCCATGCGAAGAAGAAGCTCCGGACCTCGTTGATATCTATAATGAGCATCAAGGGCAATTAGATATTTATGCGGTCAATGCAACGAATTATGACAAGCTTCGTGAAGCGAAAGATTTTGTGAAGGAGCAGGGCTTCGAGTTCCCTGTATTAACTGACGCAAAAGGGACAGCGGGTGACCTTTATAAGGTATTTTCTTATCCGACCAGCTTCATTGTGAATCGTGAAGGGATTGTCGTCGAAAGAATCGAAGGCATCATTTCTCGAAAGCAGTGGGAAAAGTATTTGGATAATGCGCTCGCTTCGTAA
- the cimA gene encoding citramalate synthase: MSTPITIFDTTLRDGTQGEGISLTAEDKVKIALKLDALGVHYIEGGNPGSNSKDIEFFNRIRDLNLHAKLTAFGSTRRKNSICEQDINLKHLIESGAKAATLVGKSWDFHVHTALQTTLEENLAMIYESLAYVNQNGMEALFDAEHFFDGYKANPDYALAALAKARDAGSKWIVLCDTNGGTLPGEIHEIVSRVTSLIDTPIGIHTHNDCELAVANSLAAITAGARQVQGTINGYGERCGNANLASIIPNLQLKMGYHCVSDEQLKSLTNVARYVSEIANVHLPVNQPYVGNAAFAHKGGIHVSAIMKDSKTYEHISPELVGNKQRVLVSELAGQSNIVSKAQELGLDIGTDGLKSRNVIERVKELEHQGYQFEGADASLELLLRDAYGSTKEVFTVDSFKIIVEKNGASLVTEAIMKITVGDEQVYTVAEGNGPVNALDNALRKALIQFYPGIRDIHLTDYKVRVLNEKDATAAKVRVLIESTDFNDTWSTVGVSSNVIEASWEALVDSIRYALLAMDKEDSTSKSPRESLGLINH, encoded by the coding sequence ATGTCTACACCAATAACGATATTCGATACAACTTTGCGCGACGGTACGCAAGGTGAGGGAATTAGTCTAACAGCAGAGGATAAAGTCAAGATAGCGCTCAAGCTCGATGCACTTGGCGTTCACTATATTGAAGGCGGTAATCCGGGTAGCAACAGCAAAGATATCGAATTTTTCAATCGCATTCGCGATTTGAATTTGCATGCGAAGCTAACTGCGTTCGGAAGCACCCGTCGAAAAAATAGTATTTGCGAGCAAGATATCAATCTCAAGCACTTGATTGAATCGGGAGCGAAGGCTGCTACGCTTGTCGGAAAGTCGTGGGATTTCCATGTACATACCGCGCTTCAGACGACACTAGAAGAAAATCTAGCTATGATTTATGAATCGCTTGCTTACGTAAACCAGAATGGTATGGAAGCATTGTTCGACGCTGAACATTTCTTCGATGGGTACAAAGCGAATCCTGATTACGCGCTTGCAGCACTCGCAAAAGCGCGAGATGCCGGCTCAAAGTGGATTGTACTTTGTGATACGAATGGCGGTACACTGCCAGGAGAAATCCATGAAATCGTATCGCGTGTCACCTCCTTGATCGATACTCCGATCGGAATTCATACGCATAATGACTGCGAACTTGCAGTTGCGAACTCGCTCGCAGCAATAACTGCTGGAGCTAGACAAGTTCAAGGAACGATCAATGGATACGGTGAGCGTTGTGGGAATGCGAATCTCGCTTCAATCATCCCGAACTTGCAACTTAAGATGGGCTATCACTGTGTCAGCGACGAACAATTAAAGTCACTAACTAATGTCGCACGCTACGTTAGCGAGATCGCGAACGTGCATCTCCCTGTCAATCAGCCTTATGTTGGCAATGCTGCCTTTGCACATAAGGGGGGTATTCACGTTTCCGCAATCATGAAAGATTCGAAGACATATGAGCATATTTCACCTGAGCTCGTCGGTAATAAACAACGCGTACTCGTCTCTGAGCTCGCAGGTCAGAGCAACATCGTGTCCAAGGCACAAGAGCTTGGTCTTGATATCGGAACAGATGGATTAAAGTCACGCAATGTGATCGAACGCGTTAAAGAGCTTGAGCATCAAGGCTATCAATTTGAAGGCGCTGACGCTTCTTTGGAGCTGTTGCTTCGGGATGCATATGGCAGTACAAAAGAAGTATTCACTGTTGATTCTTTTAAAATTATCGTCGAGAAGAACGGCGCCTCACTCGTTACGGAAGCAATCATGAAAATTACAGTCGGTGATGAACAAGTGTATACCGTTGCCGAGGGTAACGGTCCAGTGAATGCACTCGATAACGCTTTGCGTAAAGCGCTCATTCAATTTTATCCGGGCATTCGCGACATCCATCTAACAGATTATAAGGTTCGTGTGTTGAACGAGAAGGACGCTACAGCCGCTAAAGTTCGTGTATTGATTGAATCGACTGACTTCAATGATACATGGAGCACTGTCGGCGTTTCGTCCAACGTCATCGAAGCGAGCTGGGAAGCACTCGTTGACAGTATTCGTTATGCACTTCTAGCGATGGACAAAGAAGATTCCACTTCTAAGTCACCTCGTGAATCGCTTGGTTTAATAAACCACTAA
- a CDS encoding DNA polymerase IV, which produces MNRSKHRVILHIDMNAYYCSVHAAEEPERYKNKPTAVAGSVELRKGILVTSSYEARSLGIRTGMTVREATRICPELILISPNFDLYRKYSKNFMRIAGNYTPLVEAVSIDECFLDITGSSQFGTAEQIAETIQRRIREELSLPCSIGIAPNKLLAKMASDMRKPDAITILRRREVPKLLWDKPCQTLHGIGSRTADKLLRLNIRTIGELAGADLAMLQDRFGVYGAWMKRAAHGLDDAVVEPLHEAPKSIGHTTTLPADITDKEQYYRVLLNLADQTTRRLRHQAMVCTTIQLTIRDPDMRTITRSATLPTATDYAQEVYKVACRLMDAHWNEGNPVRLLGITLQSLGAKEETPVQLDLFSYEQKPKQDRLLTIMDQLRDKFGEDAVLTAGMLGEDPSSLIRNKKIRGTSLQKDFLRENEGLNENDY; this is translated from the coding sequence GTGAATAGATCGAAGCATAGAGTCATCCTTCATATCGATATGAACGCATATTATTGTTCTGTTCACGCTGCGGAAGAACCCGAGCGTTACAAGAACAAACCCACGGCTGTCGCTGGAAGTGTCGAGTTGCGAAAAGGAATTCTCGTGACAAGCTCTTATGAAGCTAGGTCGCTCGGCATCCGAACGGGGATGACAGTGAGAGAGGCGACTCGTATTTGTCCTGAGCTTATATTGATTTCACCAAATTTCGATCTATATCGCAAATACAGCAAAAACTTTATGCGCATTGCTGGGAATTATACACCGCTCGTCGAAGCCGTCTCCATTGATGAATGTTTTCTGGACATTACAGGTAGTTCGCAATTCGGGACAGCGGAGCAAATCGCTGAAACGATCCAACGTAGAATTCGTGAGGAGCTTTCATTGCCATGCTCGATTGGGATTGCACCCAATAAGCTGTTAGCCAAGATGGCATCGGATATGCGCAAGCCAGATGCGATAACGATATTGCGCAGACGCGAGGTTCCCAAGCTGCTGTGGGATAAACCTTGTCAAACGCTGCATGGTATTGGTTCGCGTACAGCAGATAAGCTATTGCGATTGAATATTCGAACGATCGGTGAATTGGCTGGTGCTGATTTAGCGATGCTTCAAGATCGTTTTGGTGTATATGGGGCATGGATGAAGCGGGCTGCACACGGCCTTGATGATGCAGTTGTAGAGCCTTTACATGAAGCGCCGAAATCGATTGGTCATACAACTACGCTTCCAGCAGACATTACTGACAAGGAACAATATTATCGCGTGCTGCTTAACCTTGCAGACCAGACAACAAGACGGCTTCGGCACCAAGCGATGGTATGCACGACGATTCAACTGACGATTAGAGACCCGGACATGCGAACAATTACGCGATCAGCAACGCTGCCCACTGCAACTGATTATGCACAAGAGGTTTATAAGGTCGCATGTCGACTGATGGATGCGCATTGGAACGAAGGTAATCCCGTGCGTTTGCTAGGTATCACTCTGCAATCTCTCGGAGCGAAGGAAGAGACGCCGGTTCAACTTGATCTATTTTCATATGAACAGAAGCCCAAGCAGGATCGACTGCTCACCATCATGGATCAACTTAGAGATAAATTTGGTGAAGATGCAGTGCTGACTGCTGGAATGCTGGGAGAAGACCCTTCATCATTAATTCGGAATAAGAAGATTCGCGGAACGTCGTTGCAGAAAGATTTTTTACGTGAAAATGAAGGCTTGAATGAGAACGATTATTAA